One region of Populus trichocarpa isolate Nisqually-1 chromosome 4, P.trichocarpa_v4.1, whole genome shotgun sequence genomic DNA includes:
- the LOC18110341 gene encoding BURP domain protein RD22 — MSPAISGAPFLIFFLTLSLHISFPTAVRLPTKVPSFLPSDNSPPTEKYWFSRLPNTPLPKALRDTLQPGYYPSVIRDFANGEKISVDAREKYGKHYGEDSHKKTAKSALPDSTIFYLYNDLHPGKKMKLLFTNSGTKVSFLPRRVAESIPFSSDKFPEILKYFSLQVNSEEAEIISDEIGYCESPNMEGEEKYCATSLESLIDFNVARLGQNVQVLSTEPGKKQEYTVSAKAEMRGEHKAAVCHKIRYPYAVHYCHVIEGTEVYVVPLIAADGAEVKAVTVCHLNTSAWSPDHMAFEVLKIKPGPAVCHFLATDTLIWVPKKDQDMTP; from the coding sequence ATGTCTCCAGCCATTTCTGGTGCACCATTCCTGATCTTCTTTCTAACTCTCTCCCTCCACATTTCCTTTCCCACTGCTGTCCGTTTACCAACCAAAGTGCCCAGCTTCCTCCCGAGCGATAATTCTCCACCCACTGAGAAGTATTGGTTCTCAAGGTTGCCCAACACTCCATTGCCAAAAGCCCTTCGAGATACTCTACAACCTGGTTATTATCCTTCCGTGATCAGAGATTTCGCTAATGGCGAAAAAATTAGCGTTGATGCTCGTGAAAAATATGGAAAACACTATGGAGAAGATAGCCATAAAAAAACCGCAAAATCTGCTCTCCCCGACTCAACAATATTCTACTTGTACAACGATCTCCATCCAggtaaaaagatgaaattgctTTTTACTAACAGTGGAACCAAGGTTAGTTTCTTGCCTCGTCGAGTCGCAGAGTCTATACCATTTTCAAGTGACAAATTTCCGGAGATTTTGAAGTACTTTTCTCTACAAGTCAACTCAGAAGAGGCTGAGATTATCAGTGATGAAATAGGATACTGCGAGAGCCCGAACatggaaggagaagaaaaatattgtgcTACATCTCTAGAgtcattaattgattttaatgttgCGAGGCTTGGCCAAAATGTTCAGGTGCTCTCAACTGAACCAGGCAAGAAGCAAGAGTATACTGTTTCGGCAAAAGCGGAAATGAGGGGAGAACATAAAGCAGCGGTGTGTCATAAGATCAGATATCCTTATGCAGTACATTATTGCCATGTAATCGAAGGCACAGAGGTTTATGTGGTTCCATTAATCGCTGCTGATGGCGCAGAAGTGAAAGCGGTAACCGTATGCCACCTGAACACATCAGCTTGGAGTCCTGACCATATGGCCTTTGAAGTTCTCAAAATTAAACCAGGACCGGCTGTTTGTCACTTTCTGGCTACTGATACTCTTATTTGGGTTCCAAAAAAGGATCAAGACATGACTCCATGA